In Xiphophorus maculatus strain JP 163 A chromosome 2, X_maculatus-5.0-male, whole genome shotgun sequence, one genomic interval encodes:
- the myo5c gene encoding unconventional myosin-Vc isoform X2: MALSELYTKYNRVWIPDEGQVWKSAEITKDFHSGDHVLELLLEDGTDLLHPVDPSKPKLPPLRNPDILVGENDLTALSYLHEPAVLHNLKVRFVESRIIYTYCGIILVAVNPYKQLPVYGDAIIHAYSGQNMGDMDPHIFAVAEEAYKQMARNHKNQSIIVSGESGAGKTVSARYAMRYFAVVSKSGSQTRVEDKVLASNPITEAIGNAKTTRNDNSSRFGKYTEISFDRRYRIIGANMRTYLLEKSRVVFQAENERNYHIFYQMCSCADSAEFKHLRLLSADEFRYTGMGGDITIDGVYDKKDFEETRQTFSLLGLKEDFQSDVFKVLAAILHLGNVEIRSSGDDKSSAALSDPHLAAFCDLLCVSAAELVRWLCNRRIVLVAETVVKPVPKERAAAGRDALAKQIYAHLFDCIITRINTALQVPGKQHAFIGVLDIYGFETFDINSFEQFCINYANEKLQQQFNLHVFKLEQEEYMKEDIPWTLIDFYDNQPVIDLIEAKMGILDLLDEECLFPQGTDQSWLQKLFNYLEANPLFEKPRLSNEAFVIQHFADKVEYQCRGFLEKNRDALYEELVDTMRASKFSFLAHFFQEEEQSRAASKGVKVKSARPSVKPANKQLRTSVGDKFRGSLSLLMGTLNATTPHYVRCIKPNDEKLPFEYDSGRVVQQLRACGVLETIRISAQSYPSRWTYIEFYSRYSILMSHVEADFNDKKETCKNVLQRLIQDPNQYKFGRTKIFFRAGQVAYLEKLRLDRLRGACMTIQKHVRGWSRRRKYLRIREAAIILQQYIRGKRMIRKMVTAETLKQGWAAVVIQRHWRGYCMRQIYHVVQMASITIQAFTRGWMARKRYKKMIEEHKALVLQKYAKAWLARRRFQTMRRLVLNVQLSYRVQQLRKKTEEQNKENRGLMERLTSLASSHSQTMEKLHSQEAQLEKLTNLKASLEEREKKAREEASMTINQLQRQFEELNTEKQNLEKKLEVSIKETKESFDQVKRNLLEEKENEVRLRKIAENNTEIQRHDHEKELEILKEEIKRLKEDRVSLQRKVEDGAQVNSDLQEQVIQLTKHVKVIPELRRDLNNLQNQKNNLDRKMKEQSEQTRAKTKEIVRQLLGGFVEEEKLLGLVPEDSEKIYELDDLQEAFESLQKATRLLENHQKEQRETYESQMEGLTLRVDHLQNENSKLQNLFQEKSNINEDIRQEVSRLSSENSVIPELKLQVSELHRQKQELETVVKEQSSELAEKNMEISNILHKKITEESSQRRHFEEKARELEEIREELQVKIEELEEENEHLKRQQLMEGEVKRKLREETSQLTAENMDLEEQLDQKERWIKKLHSQIKCLEMSQKAKQTPALPKEYLGMLEYKREDEARLIQNIITDLKPKGVVVNVIPTLPAFILFMCVRHADYLNDDNKLKSLMNGIIQGVKKVVVAHHKDFESLSFWLSNTYRLLNCLKQYSGEEFLKQSTPRQKKNCLQNFDLSEHRQILSDLAIQIYHQLISIMQKKLTPAIVPGMLEHESLQGISSMKPTGFRKRSSSLYNDSETYTISSILQELSVFYSAMSHHGMEQSLTTQAVKQLFFLIGATTFNQIMLRKDMCSCRKGMQIRCNISYLEEWLKENELQSCGAIDTLRPLAQAAWLLQVNKSTDEDAKEIAEKCTELNPVQIVKILNSYTPIDDFEKRVTSSFVRQVQSFLQEYEGATQLMLDTDYRFQVTFPFCPSSTALESLQVPSSLHLEFLTRI, translated from the exons ATGGCTTTATCTGAGCTGTACACAAAG TATAACAGAGTGTGGATACCAGATGAAGGACAAGTGTGGAAATCGGCTGAAATCACTAAAGACTTCCACTCAGGCGATCATGTTCTTGAATTACTCCTGGAAGACGGAACT GATCTCCTCCACCCGGTTGACCCCTCCAAACCCAAACTGCCGCCTCTCAGAAACCCAGACATCTTGGTAGGGGAGAACGACCTCACGGCTCTCAGCTACCTGCACGAACCTGCGGTCCTGCACAACCTCAAAGTCCGATTTGTCGAGTCCAGAATCATCTACACCTACTGTG GTATCATTCTGGTCGCCGTAAATCCATATAAACAGCTTCCTGTCTATGGAGATGCAATCATTCATGCTTATTCAGGCCAGAACATGGGAGACATGGATCCTCATATATTTGCTGTGGCGGAGGAGGCGTACAAACAGATGGCCAG GAATCATAAAAACCAGTCCATCATTGTGAGCGGGGAATCCGGAGCTGGAAAAACCGTATCGGCGCGTTACGCTATGAGGTACTTTGCTGTTGTGAGCAAATCTGGAAGTCAGACTCGGGTTGAAGACAAAGTGTTGGCTTCCAATCCGATCACAGAG gcaATTGGAAATGCAAAAACCACCCGAAACGACAACAGCAGCAGGTTTGGAAAATACACAGAGATCAGCTTTGACAGGAGGTATCGCATCATCGGAGCGAACATGAGGACTTACCTCTTAGAGAAGTCCAGGGTGGTTTTTCAG gCAGAAAATGAGCGTAATTACCACATATTCTACCAGATGTGTTCGTGTGCAGACTCTGCAGAGTTCAAGCACCTGAGACTGT TGAGTGCAGATGAGTTCAGGTACACCGGCATGGGTGGCGACATAACTATAGATGGTGTGTATGACAAAAAAGACTTTGAAGAGACTCGACAGACCTTCTCCCTTCTGG GTTTGAAAGAGGACTTCcagtcagatgtttttaaagttttagctGCAATTTTGCATTTGGGGAATGTGGAGATCAGAAGCTCTGGGGACGACAAGTCATCAGCTGCT CTGAGCGATCCACACCTGGCGGCGTTCTGCGACTTGCTGTGTGTGAGCGCGGCTGAGCTGGTGCGATGGCTGTGTAATCGCCGGATCGTTCTGGTGGCTGAAACGGTCGTGAAGCCGGTTCCTAAAGAGCGAGCAGCGGCCGGCAGAGACGCTCTGGCTAAGCAGATCTACGCACACCTGTTTGACTGCATCATCACCAGGATCAACACGGCGCTGCAAGTTCCTGGAAAACAACACGCTTTCATCGGCGTTCTGGACATCTACGG atttgaaacatttgacaTCAACAGCTTTGAGCAGTTTTGTATCAACTATGCGAATGAAAAGCTCCAGCAGCAGTTTAACTTG CATGTGTTCAAACTGGAGCAGGAGGAGTACATGAAGGAGGACATCCCTTGGACTCTGATAGACTTTTATGATAATCAGCCTGTTATTGACCTGATCGAAGCAAAGATGGGGATCCTCGACTTGCTCGATGAAGAATGCTTA TTTCCCCAAGGAACAGACCAGAGCTGGCTGCAGAAGCTGTTCAACTACCTTGAAGCCAATCCTTTGTTTGAGAAGCCCAGGTTATCAAATGAGGCATTTGTGATTCAACACTTTGCAGACAAG GTGGAATATCAGTGCCGAGGTTTTCTTGAGAAGAATCGAGATGCTCTTTATGAAGAGCTGGTGGACACGATGAGAGCCAGTAAG TTTTCCTTTCTGGCACATTTCTTCcaagaggaggagcagagcaGAGCGGCCAGTAAAGGCGTCAAAGTTAAATCAGCCAGGCCTTCTGTGAAACCAGCCAATAAGCAGCTGAGGACTTCAGTGGGAGATAAG TTTCGCGGCTCCTTGTCTTTACTGATGGGAACGCTGAACGCCACCACCCCTCACTATGTGCGCTGCATAAAGCCAAACGATGAAAAACTCCCATTTGA atATGACTCGGGGCGGGTGGTGCAGCAGCTGCGGGCCTGCGGAGTGCTTGAAACTATTCGGATCAGTGCACAGAGCTACCCGTCCAG gtgGACGTACATTGAGTTTTACAGCCGATACAGCATCCTGATGTCACACGTGGAGGCAGATTTCAACGACAAGAAAGAAACCTGCAAAAATGTCCTGCAGAGATTGATTCAG GACCCCAACCAGTACAAGTTTGGCCGTACAAAGATCTTCTTTCGCGCTGGACAGGTAGCTTATCTGGAGAAGCTGCGTCTGGATCGACTGAGAGGAGCCTGCATGACGATTCAGAAACACGTCCGTGGATGGAGCCGCAGGAGGAAATACCTGAGGATACGAGAGGCGGCCATCATCCTCCAGCAGTACATCCGAGGGAAGAGGATGATCCG TAAAATGGTGACCGCTGAAACACTGAAGCAGGGCTGGGCTGCTGTGGTGATCCAGAGACACTGGAGAGGTTACTGCATGAGACAGATCTACCATGTCGTCCAAATGGCCTCCATCACCATCCAAGCCTTCACCAGAGGATGGATGGCCAGAAAACGCTACAAGAAG ATGATTGAGGAGCACAAAGCTCTGGTTCTGCAGAAATATGCCAAAGCATGGCTGGCCCGGCGGCGTTTTCAAACCATGCGCCGCCTTGTGCTTAATGTGCAGCTCTCCTACCGGGTGCAGCAGCTCAGGAAGAAGACTGAAGAGCAG AACAAAGAGAATCGAGGATTAATGGAGAGACTGACGAGTCTGGCCAGCAGTCATTCCCAAACGATGGAAAAACTCCACAGTCAGGAGGCGCAACTGGAAAAACTAACAAACCTGAAGGCATCTCtggaggaaagagaaaagaaagcaagagaaGAGGCTAGCATG aCAATTAATCAGCTTCAAAGACAATTTGAAGAACTAAACACTGAAAAGCAGAACTTGGAGAAAAAGCTTGAAGTTTCCATCAAAGAGacaaaag AAAGTTTTGATCAAGTAAAAAGAAACCTCCTGGAAGAGAAAGAGAATGAAGTCCGGCTTAGAAA AATTGCAGAGAACAACACTGAGATCCAGAGACATGACCACGAGAAAGAGCTGGAAATCCTGAAGGAGGAGATAAAGAGACTGAAAGAGGACAGAGTGAGTCTGCAGAGGAAGGTTGAGGATGGGGCGCAGGTGAACTCTGACCTGCAGGAACAGGTCATTCAGCTCACCAAGCATGTGAAGGTCATCCCGGAGCTGCGCAGAGATCTGAACAACCTGCAGAATCAGAAGAACAACCTGGACCGTAAGATGAAGGAACAGTCGGAGCAAACAAGAG ctaaaacaaaggaaattgTAAGACAGCTGCTTGGCGGTTTTGTTGAAGAGGAAAAGCTTTTGGG GCTTGTTCCAGAAGACTCTGAGAAGATTTATGAACTGGATGATTTGCAGGAAGCCTTTGAGAGTCTGCAAAAAGCCACCAG GTTACTGGAAAACCACCAGAAGGAGCAGAGGGAGACGTACGAGTCTCAGATGGAGGGCCTGACTCTGAGAGTGGACCACCTTCAGAACGAGAACAGCAAACTGCAAAATCTTTTCCAGGAAAAAAGCAACATCAACGAGGATATCCGCCAGGAAGTATCGAGGCTGAGCAGTGAGAACTCG GTCATACCGGAGCTGAAGCTGCAGGTTTCAGAGCTGCACAGACAAAAGCAGGAGCTTGAGACGGTTGTTAAAGAGCAGAGCAGCGAGTTGGCAG aaaaaaatatggagaTCAGCAACATTCTCCATAAGAAGATCACAGAAGAAAGCTCCCAACGCag ACATTTTGAGGAGAAAGCCAGGGAGCTGGAGGAGATCAGAGAGGAGCTCCAAGTAAAGATAGAGGAGTTGGAGGAGGAGAATGAACATTTGAAGAGACAGCAGCTGATGGAGGGCGAAGTGAAGAGAAAGCTGAGAGAGGAGACGTCGCAGTTAACAGCTGAGAAcatg GACTTAGAGGAGCAGCTTGACCAGAAAGAACGCTGGATTAAGAAACTCCACAGTCAAATAAAGTGCCTTGAAATGTCACAGAAAG caaaacaaactcctgctcttcctaAAGAATATCTTGGCATGTTGGAGTATAAGAGGGAGGATGAAGCAAGACTCATTCAAAACATCATAACTG ACCTGAAGCCCAAAGGTGTGGTGGTCAATGTGATTCCTACTCTCCCAGCCTTCATCCTCTTCATGTGCGTCCGCCATGCCGACTACCTGAACGACGACAACAAACTGAAGTCTCTGATGAACGGGATCATCCAAGGGGTTAAAAAGGTCGTCGTG gctcACCACAAAGACTTTGAGTCGTTGTCCTTCTGGCTCTCCAACACATACCGGCTGCTCAACTGTCTGAAACAATACAGCGGGGAGGAA TTCCTGAAGCAGAGTACCCCGCGCCAGAAGAAGAACTGCCTGCAGAACTTCGATCTGTCCGAACACAGACAGATCCTCAGCGACCTGGCCATACAAATCTACCATCAGCTCATCTCCATCATGCAGAAGAAGCTCACGCCTGCTATTG TTCCTGGTATGCTGGAGCATGAGAGCTTGCAGGGGATTTCTAGCATGAAACCGACTGGCTTCAGGAAGCGGTCCAGCAGCTTGTATAATGACTCGGAGACGTACACCATCTCCTCCATCCTGCAGGAACTCTCCGTGTTTTATTCTGCCATGAGCCACCACGGCATGGAGCAG
- the myo5c gene encoding unconventional myosin-Vc isoform X1 yields MALSELYTKYNRVWIPDEGQVWKSAEITKDFHSGDHVLELLLEDGTDLLHPVDPSKPKLPPLRNPDILVGENDLTALSYLHEPAVLHNLKVRFVESRIIYTYCGIILVAVNPYKQLPVYGDAIIHAYSGQNMGDMDPHIFAVAEEAYKQMARNHKNQSIIVSGESGAGKTVSARYAMRYFAVVSKSGSQTRVEDKVLASNPITEAIGNAKTTRNDNSSRFGKYTEISFDRRYRIIGANMRTYLLEKSRVVFQAENERNYHIFYQMCSCADSAEFKHLRLLSADEFRYTGMGGDITIDGVYDKKDFEETRQTFSLLGLKEDFQSDVFKVLAAILHLGNVEIRSSGDDKSSAALSDPHLAAFCDLLCVSAAELVRWLCNRRIVLVAETVVKPVPKERAAAGRDALAKQIYAHLFDCIITRINTALQVPGKQHAFIGVLDIYGFETFDINSFEQFCINYANEKLQQQFNLHVFKLEQEEYMKEDIPWTLIDFYDNQPVIDLIEAKMGILDLLDEECLFPQGTDQSWLQKLFNYLEANPLFEKPRLSNEAFVIQHFADKVEYQCRGFLEKNRDALYEELVDTMRASKFSFLAHFFQEEEQSRAASKGVKVKSARPSVKPANKQLRTSVGDKFRGSLSLLMGTLNATTPHYVRCIKPNDEKLPFEYDSGRVVQQLRACGVLETIRISAQSYPSRWTYIEFYSRYSILMSHVEADFNDKKETCKNVLQRLIQDPNQYKFGRTKIFFRAGQVAYLEKLRLDRLRGACMTIQKHVRGWSRRRKYLRIREAAIILQQYIRGKRMIRKMVTAETLKQGWAAVVIQRHWRGYCMRQIYHVVQMASITIQAFTRGWMARKRYKKMIEEHKALVLQKYAKAWLARRRFQTMRRLVLNVQLSYRVQQLRKKTEEQNKENRGLMERLTSLASSHSQTMEKLHSQEAQLEKLTNLKASLEEREKKAREEASMTINQLQRQFEELNTEKQNLEKKLEVSIKETKESFDQVKRNLLEEKENEVRLRKIAENNTEIQRHDHEKELEILKEEIKRLKEDRVSLQRKVEDGAQVNSDLQEQVIQLTKHVKVIPELRRDLNNLQNQKNNLDRKMKEQSEQTRAKTKEIVRQLLGGFVEEEKLLGLVPEDSEKIYELDDLQEAFESLQKATRLLENHQKEQRETYESQMEGLTLRVDHLQNENSKLQNLFQEKSNINEDIRQEVSRLSSENSVIPELKLQVSELHRQKQELETVVKEQSSELAEKNMEISNILHKKITEESSQRRHFEEKARELEEIREELQVKIEELEEENEHLKRQQLMEGEVKRKLREETSQLTAENMDLEEQLDQKERWIKKLHSQIKCLEMSQKAKQTPALPKEYLGMLEYKREDEARLIQNIITDLKPKGVVVNVIPTLPAFILFMCVRHADYLNDDNKLKSLMNGIIQGVKKVVVAHHKDFESLSFWLSNTYRLLNCLKQYSGEEQFLKQSTPRQKKNCLQNFDLSEHRQILSDLAIQIYHQLISIMQKKLTPAIVPGMLEHESLQGISSMKPTGFRKRSSSLYNDSETYTISSILQELSVFYSAMSHHGMEQSLTTQAVKQLFFLIGATTFNQIMLRKDMCSCRKGMQIRCNISYLEEWLKENELQSCGAIDTLRPLAQAAWLLQVNKSTDEDAKEIAEKCTELNPVQIVKILNSYTPIDDFEKRVTSSFVRQVQSFLQEYEGATQLMLDTDYRFQVTFPFCPSSTALESLQVPSSLHLEFLTRI; encoded by the exons ATGGCTTTATCTGAGCTGTACACAAAG TATAACAGAGTGTGGATACCAGATGAAGGACAAGTGTGGAAATCGGCTGAAATCACTAAAGACTTCCACTCAGGCGATCATGTTCTTGAATTACTCCTGGAAGACGGAACT GATCTCCTCCACCCGGTTGACCCCTCCAAACCCAAACTGCCGCCTCTCAGAAACCCAGACATCTTGGTAGGGGAGAACGACCTCACGGCTCTCAGCTACCTGCACGAACCTGCGGTCCTGCACAACCTCAAAGTCCGATTTGTCGAGTCCAGAATCATCTACACCTACTGTG GTATCATTCTGGTCGCCGTAAATCCATATAAACAGCTTCCTGTCTATGGAGATGCAATCATTCATGCTTATTCAGGCCAGAACATGGGAGACATGGATCCTCATATATTTGCTGTGGCGGAGGAGGCGTACAAACAGATGGCCAG GAATCATAAAAACCAGTCCATCATTGTGAGCGGGGAATCCGGAGCTGGAAAAACCGTATCGGCGCGTTACGCTATGAGGTACTTTGCTGTTGTGAGCAAATCTGGAAGTCAGACTCGGGTTGAAGACAAAGTGTTGGCTTCCAATCCGATCACAGAG gcaATTGGAAATGCAAAAACCACCCGAAACGACAACAGCAGCAGGTTTGGAAAATACACAGAGATCAGCTTTGACAGGAGGTATCGCATCATCGGAGCGAACATGAGGACTTACCTCTTAGAGAAGTCCAGGGTGGTTTTTCAG gCAGAAAATGAGCGTAATTACCACATATTCTACCAGATGTGTTCGTGTGCAGACTCTGCAGAGTTCAAGCACCTGAGACTGT TGAGTGCAGATGAGTTCAGGTACACCGGCATGGGTGGCGACATAACTATAGATGGTGTGTATGACAAAAAAGACTTTGAAGAGACTCGACAGACCTTCTCCCTTCTGG GTTTGAAAGAGGACTTCcagtcagatgtttttaaagttttagctGCAATTTTGCATTTGGGGAATGTGGAGATCAGAAGCTCTGGGGACGACAAGTCATCAGCTGCT CTGAGCGATCCACACCTGGCGGCGTTCTGCGACTTGCTGTGTGTGAGCGCGGCTGAGCTGGTGCGATGGCTGTGTAATCGCCGGATCGTTCTGGTGGCTGAAACGGTCGTGAAGCCGGTTCCTAAAGAGCGAGCAGCGGCCGGCAGAGACGCTCTGGCTAAGCAGATCTACGCACACCTGTTTGACTGCATCATCACCAGGATCAACACGGCGCTGCAAGTTCCTGGAAAACAACACGCTTTCATCGGCGTTCTGGACATCTACGG atttgaaacatttgacaTCAACAGCTTTGAGCAGTTTTGTATCAACTATGCGAATGAAAAGCTCCAGCAGCAGTTTAACTTG CATGTGTTCAAACTGGAGCAGGAGGAGTACATGAAGGAGGACATCCCTTGGACTCTGATAGACTTTTATGATAATCAGCCTGTTATTGACCTGATCGAAGCAAAGATGGGGATCCTCGACTTGCTCGATGAAGAATGCTTA TTTCCCCAAGGAACAGACCAGAGCTGGCTGCAGAAGCTGTTCAACTACCTTGAAGCCAATCCTTTGTTTGAGAAGCCCAGGTTATCAAATGAGGCATTTGTGATTCAACACTTTGCAGACAAG GTGGAATATCAGTGCCGAGGTTTTCTTGAGAAGAATCGAGATGCTCTTTATGAAGAGCTGGTGGACACGATGAGAGCCAGTAAG TTTTCCTTTCTGGCACATTTCTTCcaagaggaggagcagagcaGAGCGGCCAGTAAAGGCGTCAAAGTTAAATCAGCCAGGCCTTCTGTGAAACCAGCCAATAAGCAGCTGAGGACTTCAGTGGGAGATAAG TTTCGCGGCTCCTTGTCTTTACTGATGGGAACGCTGAACGCCACCACCCCTCACTATGTGCGCTGCATAAAGCCAAACGATGAAAAACTCCCATTTGA atATGACTCGGGGCGGGTGGTGCAGCAGCTGCGGGCCTGCGGAGTGCTTGAAACTATTCGGATCAGTGCACAGAGCTACCCGTCCAG gtgGACGTACATTGAGTTTTACAGCCGATACAGCATCCTGATGTCACACGTGGAGGCAGATTTCAACGACAAGAAAGAAACCTGCAAAAATGTCCTGCAGAGATTGATTCAG GACCCCAACCAGTACAAGTTTGGCCGTACAAAGATCTTCTTTCGCGCTGGACAGGTAGCTTATCTGGAGAAGCTGCGTCTGGATCGACTGAGAGGAGCCTGCATGACGATTCAGAAACACGTCCGTGGATGGAGCCGCAGGAGGAAATACCTGAGGATACGAGAGGCGGCCATCATCCTCCAGCAGTACATCCGAGGGAAGAGGATGATCCG TAAAATGGTGACCGCTGAAACACTGAAGCAGGGCTGGGCTGCTGTGGTGATCCAGAGACACTGGAGAGGTTACTGCATGAGACAGATCTACCATGTCGTCCAAATGGCCTCCATCACCATCCAAGCCTTCACCAGAGGATGGATGGCCAGAAAACGCTACAAGAAG ATGATTGAGGAGCACAAAGCTCTGGTTCTGCAGAAATATGCCAAAGCATGGCTGGCCCGGCGGCGTTTTCAAACCATGCGCCGCCTTGTGCTTAATGTGCAGCTCTCCTACCGGGTGCAGCAGCTCAGGAAGAAGACTGAAGAGCAG AACAAAGAGAATCGAGGATTAATGGAGAGACTGACGAGTCTGGCCAGCAGTCATTCCCAAACGATGGAAAAACTCCACAGTCAGGAGGCGCAACTGGAAAAACTAACAAACCTGAAGGCATCTCtggaggaaagagaaaagaaagcaagagaaGAGGCTAGCATG aCAATTAATCAGCTTCAAAGACAATTTGAAGAACTAAACACTGAAAAGCAGAACTTGGAGAAAAAGCTTGAAGTTTCCATCAAAGAGacaaaag AAAGTTTTGATCAAGTAAAAAGAAACCTCCTGGAAGAGAAAGAGAATGAAGTCCGGCTTAGAAA AATTGCAGAGAACAACACTGAGATCCAGAGACATGACCACGAGAAAGAGCTGGAAATCCTGAAGGAGGAGATAAAGAGACTGAAAGAGGACAGAGTGAGTCTGCAGAGGAAGGTTGAGGATGGGGCGCAGGTGAACTCTGACCTGCAGGAACAGGTCATTCAGCTCACCAAGCATGTGAAGGTCATCCCGGAGCTGCGCAGAGATCTGAACAACCTGCAGAATCAGAAGAACAACCTGGACCGTAAGATGAAGGAACAGTCGGAGCAAACAAGAG ctaaaacaaaggaaattgTAAGACAGCTGCTTGGCGGTTTTGTTGAAGAGGAAAAGCTTTTGGG GCTTGTTCCAGAAGACTCTGAGAAGATTTATGAACTGGATGATTTGCAGGAAGCCTTTGAGAGTCTGCAAAAAGCCACCAG GTTACTGGAAAACCACCAGAAGGAGCAGAGGGAGACGTACGAGTCTCAGATGGAGGGCCTGACTCTGAGAGTGGACCACCTTCAGAACGAGAACAGCAAACTGCAAAATCTTTTCCAGGAAAAAAGCAACATCAACGAGGATATCCGCCAGGAAGTATCGAGGCTGAGCAGTGAGAACTCG GTCATACCGGAGCTGAAGCTGCAGGTTTCAGAGCTGCACAGACAAAAGCAGGAGCTTGAGACGGTTGTTAAAGAGCAGAGCAGCGAGTTGGCAG aaaaaaatatggagaTCAGCAACATTCTCCATAAGAAGATCACAGAAGAAAGCTCCCAACGCag ACATTTTGAGGAGAAAGCCAGGGAGCTGGAGGAGATCAGAGAGGAGCTCCAAGTAAAGATAGAGGAGTTGGAGGAGGAGAATGAACATTTGAAGAGACAGCAGCTGATGGAGGGCGAAGTGAAGAGAAAGCTGAGAGAGGAGACGTCGCAGTTAACAGCTGAGAAcatg GACTTAGAGGAGCAGCTTGACCAGAAAGAACGCTGGATTAAGAAACTCCACAGTCAAATAAAGTGCCTTGAAATGTCACAGAAAG caaaacaaactcctgctcttcctaAAGAATATCTTGGCATGTTGGAGTATAAGAGGGAGGATGAAGCAAGACTCATTCAAAACATCATAACTG ACCTGAAGCCCAAAGGTGTGGTGGTCAATGTGATTCCTACTCTCCCAGCCTTCATCCTCTTCATGTGCGTCCGCCATGCCGACTACCTGAACGACGACAACAAACTGAAGTCTCTGATGAACGGGATCATCCAAGGGGTTAAAAAGGTCGTCGTG gctcACCACAAAGACTTTGAGTCGTTGTCCTTCTGGCTCTCCAACACATACCGGCTGCTCAACTGTCTGAAACAATACAGCGGGGAGGAA CAGTTCCTGAAGCAGAGTACCCCGCGCCAGAAGAAGAACTGCCTGCAGAACTTCGATCTGTCCGAACACAGACAGATCCTCAGCGACCTGGCCATACAAATCTACCATCAGCTCATCTCCATCATGCAGAAGAAGCTCACGCCTGCTATTG TTCCTGGTATGCTGGAGCATGAGAGCTTGCAGGGGATTTCTAGCATGAAACCGACTGGCTTCAGGAAGCGGTCCAGCAGCTTGTATAATGACTCGGAGACGTACACCATCTCCTCCATCCTGCAGGAACTCTCCGTGTTTTATTCTGCCATGAGCCACCACGGCATGGAGCAG